The window TGGTGAGAGCGCAAAGAAACTTCAATTATTATGGAGTTCCATCGTGGTATTGACTTTTGAAAGTAGCATCTTATTAGGACTTGAATAAACTGGCTTTCCAAGAAGAATAAAAACGTTTTACCTCACGTTCGCTTCCCTATTGCCATGTATTAGCCGCCTATTTGGAGCCTATACAAGGCGGTCTAGCCTAAGCGATGTACACACATAACACGTCTACGCATACTCTCTAAACGTGAAATTGCACTTTGTACATCTAAAAAACTGCGTCGACGACTCATCACTGCCCCGCGTCTGCACCTGCCAAACAAGTGCCAAATTGTTTCCACATTTCGGGCACTCAATTCTCATAGTAGGCAGAGTTCGCAACTTCTGCGCCTCTTTGCCAATCACCGCGATAGACTCCTGAAAAGGCTTTGGCTCCTTTATAGTCAAGGGAACAACAATCTTCTCACTAGCATCAACACTTTTCTTAAAGCCACATTTTGGACAAACCCAAACCGCATCTTTTTTTCCCTTCTTCTCAGCTACAAGCCTCTTTCCACACTTCACACAAAACTCCAAGGTTTCTTCACCATATCCGTTCCTTTCCCTTCGCAATAGACTCTTAAAAATCTTTTCCGATTCCAATAAAGATTTCAACTACTACAAAGGGCCCGTCAACCCTGAAGCAATCAAATGCGCCACCCGCAACGCTTCAGGAACATTGCTCCGAGTAGCAGTGCTCTTCACAATTCTCCTCGCAACATCCACTTCGATTCCAGCTACTTGCATAAAAATTGCTTCTTCTTCCCGCCGTGTAAAAACCTTGATAATTCTATCTGCATTCTTAATCGCTTTCCACCTTTCCTCCGAAAATGGCAAATTCTCAAGTGCTCTCCGAATATCATCAAAATCTGGTTTCTTCCGCGTAACCGCGATAACAGGTAAATGGGTCATTCCAAAAAGCCTCATAGTATCAACAACATTAAAACCTGCAAAAGTTACCCCATCCAGCATAATCACTCTCAACTGACCATAATGAGGCGAGCTTGTTATCATCTCTGCAATCTTCTCAGTAGCGTCCATGCCATCAACCTCAACCCGCGTCCGCATAACTCCATCAAGCCAATATCCGCCCCTAAAAACAACCCCAATAACGTCACACTTCCCCCGTGTATGAGGAATAAATGCCCCATCGTCAACACCAACGCTTCTAATCTCCGGTTTTATACAACGGAATTTTCCATTTC of the Candidatus Bathyarchaeota archaeon genome contains:
- a CDS encoding transcription factor S, whose amino-acid sequence is MESEKIFKSLLRRERNGYGEETLEFCVKCGKRLVAEKKGKKDAVWVCPKCGFKKSVDASEKIVVPLTIKEPKPFQESIAVIGKEAQKLRTLPTMRIECPKCGNNLALVWQVQTRGSDESSTQFFRCTKCNFTFREYA
- a CDS encoding DUF99 family protein, which encodes MRNGKFRCIKPEIRSVGVDDGAFIPHTRGKCDVIGVVFRGGYWLDGVMRTRVEVDGMDATEKIAEMITSSPHYGQLRVIMLDGVTFAGFNVVDTMRLFGMTHLPVIAVTRKKPDFDDIRRALENLPFSEERWKAIKNADRIIKVFTRREEEAIFMQVAGIEVDVARRIVKSTATRSNVPEALRVAHLIASGLTGPL